Part of the ANME-2 cluster archaeon genome is shown below.
AAAAGTAGTATGTCTGCAAACATCATGTTCTGTATACTCCATTTGTGCTGACATGATCGAAAGTGTTACAATTATACCCTCAGGCAGAATGGTTGCACTGGGTTATTACAAAACACCCTGAACCATGAAGTAGAGCATGGAATTCAAAGGTTATCTGCACCCAATGCAACCCTGCAGGATATGATAAAGAGGTAATTCAGCGATTTATTTTCGAAAATTCGCAATATATCGCACTACTGCGTCAGATACTTCTTTTGTAGATGCATGGCCGCCAAGATCAGCGGTCTTAATCCCCATCTCAAGTACATGGTCTACTGCTTGCTGTACCAGTCCGGCTTTTTCATATTCCCCCGCCCATTCAAGCATCATTCTTGCACTTAATATGGCTGCCATCGGATTGGCAATACCCTTACCTGCAATATCGGGTGCAGAACCGTGTACAGGTTCAAAAAGCGCATACTTTTCCCCGATGTTGGCACTGGGACAAAGACCGAGACTGCCGACCAGCGCTGCTGACAGGTCGCTCAGGATGTCCCCGAAAAGATTTGTTGTAACCAGTACATCATACTTGTGCGGGAAGAGGATGAGGTTGTACGCCATGGCATCGACCAATCCTTCATTAAATGTTATATCATGCTCCTGTGCCACTTTGATACATACCCCGCGGAAAAAACTGCACGACTTCAACACATTGGCCTTGTGGACAATGGTCAGCCTGTTCTTACGTTCTTTTGCAAGGTTACATGCGATCCGTGCGATACGTTCACTGCCTTTCCGGGTAATGGTACGGATGCTAGTGGCCTGGTCTTCACCAATTTCCTCCTTCCCGCCGTAGAGTCCTTCGGTGTTCTCACGTACAATGATGAAATCAAAAGGTTCCCTTGCCATGTACGGAGTATCCACTGGAATGTTCAGTGACCGGAACGGCCTGACATTGGCATACAGGTCAAGTTCACGCCTGATGCGCAGCAAGACGCTCTGGTAATTGGGGTCACTGGGTGTGGTGATGGCGCCAAAGAGGATGCAGTCACAATCCCGCATCACATCCAGGTCACTGTCATCCATTGCCCGGCCGGTACGTTCCCATTTACCGTATCCCACTTCCACGGAGACCGTTTCAAAATCAAGTCCCACCGCCTTCAGTACCGCCACTGCAGGAGGTATCACTTCATGACCGACACCGTCCCCTTCAATCACTGCCACTTTCATCGGGCTCACCATGTAATCTCCTGACCAGCAGTCGTATGGCATCAACAATATCATATTCTGATGCTCCCCAGTGAACCACCACACCATCGTGTCCATTGATATTGATAAGTCCTGTATTCCTTGTCTGGCAGCACCGGGTGATGAATGGCTTTGAAGGTTTGACAAGTTCGGCCTTCAGCGGACACATATTGACCTGTTTGTACGTATATTCCGGGAACCTGAGTTCAAAAATCTCCCGGGAAATATCGCAGCCCACAAGTATTGAACCGTCTTCAATGTCATCATTCGTGTCAAGATATTTACCGTTGAGTTCAGATGCATTACAGGGGAACACCACATTCTCCCCTTCGAACTGGCGCAGGTCGATGAGTGTCTTCTCAAAGGTGATATTCAATTCACCCAGGATACCACTTTCCACCAGTCGCTGGATAGCAAAGGACAGCCAGGGAGGTTCGGGCGGGATGACATCGATTATTTCGATTCGCATGACATCGCACATGCTGGGTTTATGCACAAAGGTCAGGTGTTTATCCCTTCCCTTGAAGATCACCGTGTTTACCGGACCTTTGCATTCCTCAAGTGCGAGCAATATCAATTTCGTCCTGTTATGGGCGTCATGTTCTGTCTTGTGTACTACTACTTGAGCTCCCTGTGCAATAACTTCAAAGGATGTGGGTTTTGTAAGCAGGGTCTTTGTGGGTTCACTTTCCACTTTTAAAATCTTTATGTTGCCATCGGGCACATAAGCGATCACGTATTTTGTTGCAAAATAGATTGGAGCTTCGCCCAACTGTTTTTTAGTAGGGTCTTCGTGGGTTATACCCACCATCTTGTAATCATCTGGAAATATCATCATCCGGTTTATTCAGCCTCACTTTGATGCCTGTTTTTTCCTGTGGGCCACGAGACCTCCGTCCAGCAGCATTTCCTGCAGGAAGCCGGGTAGTTTTGTACCTTCGTAAACCCTGTCACCACACTGTACCCGACCCTGCTGAAGGTCGACCGTGCATATTTCGCCTTCCTGACATCCGACATCGGCTTCGATGATGGGGAGACCCACATTGATCGCATTGCGGAAGAATATTCGTGCAAATGACCTTGCAACCACACAGGATATACCGGCATGTTTCAGTGCCAGGGGTGCCTGCTCACGTGATGACCCGCACCCGAAATTCTCACCTGCAACAATAACATCACCGGGTTTAACCTTTTTTGAAAAGTCAGGGTCAATGCCTTCCATTGCATGCTCGGCAAAGACCCGCATATCAGTGGTTCTCAGGTACTTGCCGGGAATTATCACATCAGTATCGATGTCGTCTCCGTATTTCCAGACTCTCCCTGAGATGGTCATATTCATTGGATCACTTTTGCGGATAGTTATAGTTACAGGACTATATACTTTTTTAATCAGGTATATGTCATTCTCCTGTAATCTGCACTACCAGTTCCCTGGACCGCGGCCTGGTATCCAGATCAATAAAAATTATCTGCTGCCAGGTGCCCAGTGTTAACTGGCCGTTCATAAAAGGTACGACCAGACTGGGTCCCAGCATTGATGCCCTTATATGGGAATGACCGTTGCCGTCACCCCATTTGAGATTGTGGTCATACTCCAGCTTCCGGGGTGCGAGCCTTTCCAGTGCAGACTTCATATCAGCTACCAGGCCCGGTTCGTATTCCATAGTGGTCACCGAACCAGTGGCTCCCGGAACGAAGACCAGCACCGAACCAGTCTTCAACCGGGAACTGCTGACTTTCTCTTTCACCTGATGGGTGATGTCAATAATATCCGAATGGCCCTTAGAGTTAATAGTGATGTCTTCGTTTATTATCTTCACAGGATTGCCTCTGGTCTGTACAATAATAGTCTTTATATTTTCAATTATATAACTATTGAGATAACACTGGTTTTCAAAAGGACATAACCAGAGAACCAGGGAGGTTACACCTTATCATTCGGACTCTTATAATAGATGGATACGTGGATGAACCGGCATGTTTAGGGGTCCCTCCGTATATTTCGCCTTATCCGAGGTACATTGCTGGTGCCATGGCTGAACAGGGGATATCCCCTGACCACATCCATTACCTGAACATAGACCAGGTACGACAGGGACTGGGGCAGGATATCCTGGGAAAAGCAGGGTTCATCGTCATTATCGCAGGCATGACCGTGCCTGGCAAGTACCTGCGTGGCACACCTATCAATCCTGGTGAGATTGGCGATATCGCCCGTGTGGCCGGGGATACACCTGTGGTACTGGGCGGTCCCATCAGGCTGGGATACGGCAGCCAGGGCGGTATGAAGGCAACAGCAATGGACATGCGGGGTATTATTCCTGCCAAGGGGGATATTGAAGCGTTTGTTTACGATATACTGTCATCCCCTGCCGGATTGCAGGACCCGGGAACAGTAGTTCACCGGATGCGTTCGATCGGCGAAATAGCACACTGGGGTGCCAGGGGAGCCTTCATAATCCGGCAGCATCCGGACTACCCGCATGTGATGTGCGAACTTGAGACATACCGCGGATGCGCCCGCCTGAGTCACTGTTCCTTTTGCACAGAGCCCTTTTATGGTGATGCGGATTTCAGGGAGATTCGGGATGTGGTTGCCGAAGTTGAAGCACTGTACAGCAACGGAGCCAGGTATTTCAGGATTGGGCGACAGCCAGACCTGTTCAGTTACCTGGCCAAAGATACCGGTGGAGATATGCCGGTGCCCAGCCCCGAGGCTTTGGAGCAATTATACAGGGGGATTCGCAGTGCTGCGCCCGGCCTCCATGTGCTTCACATGGACAATGCCAATCCTGCAACCATTGCTACGCATCCTGTTGAATCAGAGGATATTGCGCGGATAATTGTTAAATATCATACACCAGGGGATGTGGCTGCCATGGGTATGGAATCCGCAGACCCCCGGGTGATCAGGGCCAACTGCCTGAAAGCCATGCCTGATGATGTGCTGGAGGCCGTGAGGCTGATAAACCGTGTCGGTGGTCAGCGTGGGGATAACGGGCTGCCTGAATTGCTGCCTGGCCTGAATTTCATCCACGGGCTCAAAGGTGAGTCAGAGGAGACGTTCCATCACAATTTCCAGTTCCTGAAGGGTTTGCTGGATGGCAACCTTATGGTCAGGAGGATAAATATCAGGCAGGTCATGGCATTCCCGGGCACCCCGATATGGCAGGAAGATACCGCATACCGGTATCACAGGCAGTTTCTACAATTCAAGGACAGGGTGCGCAGGGAGATTGACCTGCCAATGCTTGAGCGCCTGGTGCCTGTGGGTACGGTGCTAAAGGATGTGATGTGTGAAGTACCTGGCAATATTACGTTTGGCAGGCAGCTGGCATCATACCCGCTGCTGGTTGGCATTCCTGCCGAGCTGCCGCCGGGGAGATTCATTGATGTCACGGTCACGGGACACGGGCACCGTTCCATTACCGGAATACCCTATCCCCTGGATATTAATCATGCGGCCCCCAGGCTCATAGGTGAACTGCCTGGAGTGGGAAAGAAACGTGCCCGCAGTATTCTCCAGGGACGGCCCTACCGTGATAAGGATGACCTGCTCGGTAAGCTGGACAATATGGAGAATATTTTACCTTATATTGTCTTAGAAAAAGAATAGAATATGAATATAATATGAATATAAATTGAGCAGAACACAGTTTTATTGCTTGATAGCACTGACAAGTTCATGTATCTTGGATTGTACGTCACTGACCTGCTCGACAATTGTACCGGTGACTATCATATCGGCGCCTGCTGTTACCAGTCTGGCTGCGGTCTCGCCGGTACGGATGCCTCCGCCCACGATGACCATTGTCTCATCGCCTACAGACTGCTTTACAGCACCCACCATGGCCGCAGGGACCGGACTATCGGCACCGGAACCGGCTTCCAGGTAGATGTAATGCATACCCAGGTATTTGCCTGCCAGGGCATAGGCCACGGCAATCGCAGGTTTTTTCTGGGGTATCAGTTTGGCATCCCCGACCCAGCCGACAGTACCGCCGGGTTCGATGATGATATAGGCCATTGAAATAGGTTCAATGCCATATTTTTTCACCATTGGTGCGCCCATTGCCTGGTTGGTTGTGATATAGTTGACATCCCGGGAGTTGAGGAGGCTCATGAAAAATACGGCGTCTGCATGGGCACTGACCCCTCCTGCGCTGGCAGGGAACAATATTGTGGGCAGGTCGGTCTGCTCCTTGATGGCTTTTATGGTCCTGTCAAGAATGCTGCCTCCGGCCCCGGTTGAACCGCCCACCATGATGGCGTCAGTCCCGCCTTCTGCGGCCCGGGCAGCCATGCTACCCGCAGTTTCAGGGGACTGGCTGTCCGGGTCGATAAGGGTGAGGTGTACTGCGCCCTGTGTCTTCACGATATTGTTCAGACGCTCTTCTACACTCATGTCAGGATCAGCTGCTTCTGCTTTCCTTGGATTTCATACGAAGTTGCTTGGATTTGCATTTCCTGCATCGTGTTGCTTTAATTGGGTTTCGTGCATTGCAGTTCATGCATATCTTGGTGTGCAGGATATGTGCTTCAGCTTCAGGGAATCTTGCCATTGATAATTACTCCGGATTACTATGAAAATGTTGATTTGATAGAGCCATACTAAGGTGATACTGGCTTTTAATGGTTTCGCCTATAACGACCCGGTTATACTACAATACTGTCAATATTATAACGATACTTTGAAATAAATTAATGTTTATCTTAGCACCCAGTGCGCGGGGATAGCCAAGCCAGGCCAAAGGCGCAGGACTTAAGATCCTGTTACGTAGGTATTCGCGGGTTCGAATCCCGTTCCCCGCACTACTCTGGCCAGTAGTAGTGATGGTAATCCTTATATCCCGACTTTTTTCCTTCTGGCTCCCATCATTAATCGGCTTTCCTGCAGCAGCTTATCTACAAAGATAAGGGGATAAAGTCCGAAGAATTTGGAAAAATCACTAGATTATGGGATAGTACCGGATTTATTTTTTGAATATATTAATAGAAATATTCTCATAAATGAAATTGGATTTTCACTGAAACTTGGTCTATTACAGTCATTCTTCTCCAACTATTTTATTATTTTAATGACCAGTAACACTTATAAGGAGAATTCAATATATATAATGATGAGGAAAAAAAAGTTTTTTTCTATGAGGAGGAAAGTCATGACAAATAAGATATCGACCAAATTGGTATTTCTCGTACTGGTGATATCCCTGCTTGTTCCATCGGCAGCTGTTGCAGAGGGATATGTTATTGGGGATCAGAAGATGCCAGTAGAAAGAAGTGAAGGTCAGGAAGATGCTACTTATGTAGGTGCTGAAGAATGTAAGGTGTGTCATTCAGACAAATACAATGATTGGGTCACGACCGGACACAATTACAAATTGAGTACACCTGATGAGATTCTGGCTGTGCGGCCAGACCTGCCCATGCCTGAAGGATATTCAAAAGAAGACATTCTTTATGTGATAGGTGGCTGGGGCTGGAAAGCACGATTTATTGGAACTGATGGCTATATCATTACCAAGACCGGCGAGAACCGGGATATCGACGGCAAGAACCAGTATAATATTGCTACAGGAGAATGGGTGGACTATAATGCTGGTAAGGAAAAGAAATATGATTGTACCAAATGCCACAACACCGGGTCTTCCTATGAATCGGACCAGGACAACCTGCCCGGCATGGTGGGTTCCTGGGAGTTTCGGGGCATCCAGTGCGAAGCATGCCATGGCCCGGGCAGTGAACATGTCGCCCGGCGTGGCGGAAAGGGTGTCGCAATAGTAGTGAACAGGGAAGCTTCAATGTGCGGCCAGTGCCACAGGCGGGGTGCAGATGATGATAAGATACCTGCAAAAGGGAAATTTGTCCAGCATCATGAACAATACCTTGATTTCCTGTCATCAGGCAAGATGTCTGCCCTGAATTGTGTAGATTGTCACGATCCACATCAACCGGTCCATGTAGGTGCAACTAATACTGAAGCAGGTAAAGGTATTATATCAACCTGTGAGGAATGTCACCAAACTGAAGAAGCTGGATACAACGGTACGGTGATGCAGCTTGAAGGTGTGGAATGTATCGATTGCCACATGCCACGAGCAGCATTATCAGCCGCACCTGCATCTGAATATGTCGGCGATGTTCGGTCACATCTATTCAGGATAAATATCTCGGCAGATGCTGAGTACATATATACAGACCCTGCAGATAATATGCAATATGCTAATCCTGCACTCACCGTGGAATATGTCTGCCTGCCATGCCATGAGGAAATGGATAAAGCATGGGCAGCAGAGCATGCTCCAGAGGCCATGACCTTGATGCCGGAAGCGAAAACTCCCATGGAAGATGCGACCAAACCATCGCCTGGGTTTGGGATACTGGTAACGTCAACGGTCCTGGTGGCAATATATCTATTGAAAAGAAGGTAACCCTGGTTACCTTTCTTCTTTTTTATTCGATCAGATCACCTGATAATTATATTAACGTTAAAACCGTTTATTGGTCAATTCCTTACAACTTGAAGGAGCCGTTATATTGACAGAAACTAAGAAAAAGGAAAACACAATTGCAGACCTACTTCCTTTCGTTGTTATGGGAGTGTTCCTGCTCCTGGTCCAGTTGATCTCGATCATGCTTGCCCAGCCCATGATCTCAGAGGGTATGCAGTTCACAGACGACCCGGAGAATGTATGGTATTCGGTCTATTACATCGCTCTTATACTGGGATTCACCCTTGTCATTCTCATTGCTATTAAGAAAAATATCAAATGGTTGATCCATGGATTCATCCTCTTCGCAATAGCTTCAACTCTTTACTATGTATTTTTTGCAATTACCGCAGGCTTCATGGATGAATCTACCAGCTTCTGGCTCACGCTTGCATTGTCGCTTCTGCTCACTGCACTGCTTTACATTTTCCCTGAATGGTATGTCATCGATATCATCGGTATCCTCATAGGTGCAGGAGTGACAGCCATATTCGGAATATCTTTTGCCGTGGTACCAACACTGGTACTGCTGGTACTGCTTGCAATATATGATGCAATATCGGTCTACCAGACCAAACATATGCTCGCTCTGGCCGAAGGCGTGATGGATATGAAGGTGCCCATCCTGTTCGTAATACCCAGGCATCTGAACTTCTCTTTCCGTCAATACAAATATGATAAAGAAGGTGAACGCGAGGCATTCTTTATGGGCCTGGGAGACGCGGTTATGCCCACCATACTGATGGTATCAGCTAACGTTTTCATTACCCAGGCAGATTACGTAAAACTGCTTATTTTCGAGCTACCTGGGATAGGCACAATAAATTCACCGGCCCTTGGTGCGGCTGTAGGTACCATTGTGGGCTTTGCGGCTC
Proteins encoded:
- a CDS encoding secondary thiamine-phosphate synthase enzyme YjbQ, producing the protein MIENIKTIIVQTRGNPVKIINEDITINSKGHSDIIDITHQVKEKVSSSRLKTGSVLVFVPGATGSVTTMEYEPGLVADMKSALERLAPRKLEYDHNLKWGDGNGHSHIRASMLGPSLVVPFMNGQLTLGTWQQIIFIDLDTRPRSRELVVQITGE
- a CDS encoding 50S ribosomal protein L40e — translated: MARFPEAEAHILHTKICMNCNARNPIKATRCRKCKSKQLRMKSKESRSS
- a CDS encoding geranylgeranylglyceryl/heptaprenylglyceryl phosphate synthase — translated: MSVEERLNNIVKTQGAVHLTLIDPDSQSPETAGSMAARAAEGGTDAIMVGGSTGAGGSILDRTIKAIKEQTDLPTILFPASAGGVSAHADAVFFMSLLNSRDVNYITTNQAMGAPMVKKYGIEPISMAYIIIEPGGTVGWVGDAKLIPQKKPAIAVAYALAGKYLGMHYIYLEAGSGADSPVPAAMVGAVKQSVGDETMVIVGGGIRTGETAARLVTAGADMIVTGTIVEQVSDVQSKIHELVSAIKQ
- a CDS encoding 3-isopropylmalate dehydratase small subunit, which gives rise to MNMTISGRVWKYGDDIDTDVIIPGKYLRTTDMRVFAEHAMEGIDPDFSKKVKPGDVIVAGENFGCGSSREQAPLALKHAGISCVVARSFARIFFRNAINVGLPIIEADVGCQEGEICTVDLQQGRVQCGDRVYEGTKLPGFLQEMLLDGGLVAHRKKQASK
- a CDS encoding NapC/NirT family cytochrome c — its product is MTNKISTKLVFLVLVISLLVPSAAVAEGYVIGDQKMPVERSEGQEDATYVGAEECKVCHSDKYNDWVTTGHNYKLSTPDEILAVRPDLPMPEGYSKEDILYVIGGWGWKARFIGTDGYIITKTGENRDIDGKNQYNIATGEWVDYNAGKEKKYDCTKCHNTGSSYESDQDNLPGMVGSWEFRGIQCEACHGPGSEHVARRGGKGVAIVVNREASMCGQCHRRGADDDKIPAKGKFVQHHEQYLDFLSSGKMSALNCVDCHDPHQPVHVGATNTEAGKGIISTCEECHQTEEAGYNGTVMQLEGVECIDCHMPRAALSAAPASEYVGDVRSHLFRINISADAEYIYTDPADNMQYANPALTVEYVCLPCHEEMDKAWAAEHAPEAMTLMPEAKTPMEDATKPSPGFGILVTSTVLVAIYLLKRR
- a CDS encoding radical SAM protein, yielding MRTLIIDGYVDEPACLGVPPYISPYPRYIAGAMAEQGISPDHIHYLNIDQVRQGLGQDILGKAGFIVIIAGMTVPGKYLRGTPINPGEIGDIARVAGDTPVVLGGPIRLGYGSQGGMKATAMDMRGIIPAKGDIEAFVYDILSSPAGLQDPGTVVHRMRSIGEIAHWGARGAFIIRQHPDYPHVMCELETYRGCARLSHCSFCTEPFYGDADFREIRDVVAEVEALYSNGARYFRIGRQPDLFSYLAKDTGGDMPVPSPEALEQLYRGIRSAAPGLHVLHMDNANPATIATHPVESEDIARIIVKYHTPGDVAAMGMESADPRVIRANCLKAMPDDVLEAVRLINRVGGQRGDNGLPELLPGLNFIHGLKGESEETFHHNFQFLKGLLDGNLMVRRINIRQVMAFPGTPIWQEDTAYRYHRQFLQFKDRVRREIDLPMLERLVPVGTVLKDVMCEVPGNITFGRQLASYPLLVGIPAELPPGRFIDVTVTGHGHRSITGIPYPLDINHAAPRLIGELPGVGKKRARSILQGRPYRDKDDLLGKLDNMENILPYIVLEKE
- a CDS encoding NAD-dependent isocitrate dehydrogenase; this translates as MKVAVIEGDGVGHEVIPPAVAVLKAVGLDFETVSVEVGYGKWERTGRAMDDSDLDVMRDCDCILFGAITTPSDPNYQSVLLRIRRELDLYANVRPFRSLNIPVDTPYMAREPFDFIIVRENTEGLYGGKEEIGEDQATSIRTITRKGSERIARIACNLAKERKNRLTIVHKANVLKSCSFFRGVCIKVAQEHDITFNEGLVDAMAYNLILFPHKYDVLVTTNLFGDILSDLSAALVGSLGLCPSANIGEKYALFEPVHGSAPDIAGKGIANPMAAILSARMMLEWAGEYEKAGLVQQAVDHVLEMGIKTADLGGHASTKEVSDAVVRYIANFRK